From one Lycium ferocissimum isolate CSIRO_LF1 chromosome 5, AGI_CSIRO_Lferr_CH_V1, whole genome shotgun sequence genomic stretch:
- the LOC132055257 gene encoding tyrosine-sulfated glycopeptide receptor 1 translates to MIIRNKDSRHQSGLTYHQFRAAMLLTSLHSSSSSSLPHLNSFYPIIVVVFLSSVATICYASCNQLDRDSLLSFSVGISSPEQLNWSNFTDCCTWEGVDCDDNGRVISLLLPSRSLFGSINPSIAKLSKLSQLSLSHNRFLGPLPDGFFESFSSLQIIDLSYNRLSGRLPISDRLPSPIQTVNLSSNHFNGTIPSSFLESAINLESFDISNNSFSGSIPSFICSYSAAIRVLDFSYNDFRGQIPQGFGSCSNLVNLRAGFNHLSGSIPEDIYSVSTLQEISLPANNFSGPIPESIVNLVNLRILALYGNELTGLIPQNIGRLSRLEQLLLHINHLNGTVPPSLMTCTRLTVLNLRVNFLEGELSALDFSNLSRLGIIDLGNNFFTGSIPQSLFSCRSITAIRLATNYLTGDILPGIMSLQSLSFLSVSNNSLTNFAGAIEVLKGCKNLTTLILTKNFYNETLPDNGNLIRSEDFQNLQILGLGGCNFAGQIPRWLVKLGKLEVLDLSINQITGEIPGWLGTFQNLFYLDLSQNLLYGGFPVELTQLRRLASQEAADQVDRSALELPVFVQPNNASNQQYNLLSNLPPAIYLGHNNLDGNIPTEIGQLKYIHVLDLSKNNFSGNIPETISNLTNMEKLDLSWNNLSGEIPSSLKGLHFLSSFSVAHNHLEGPIPTGGQFDTFPNTSFLGNQGLCGQNLQHNCTDKKETTQLSAVRKSAKKKIFIGLILGISFGIVFTVIAIALWIFSKRRILPRGDAEKNDLDILSYNSTSGLSAEIKDNSMLVMFPTNKNQIKDLTIFDILRATNNFNQANIVGCGGFGLVYKATLADGTTLAVKKLSGDMGLIEREFRAEVEALSTAIHENLVSLRGYCVHDGCRLLFYSYMQNGSLDYWLHEKADGASLLDWPTRLKIAQGASCGLAYMHQICEPHIVHRDIKSSNILLDEKFKAHVADFGLSRLILPYHTHVTTELVGTLGYIPPEYSQSWIATLRGDVYSFGVVMLELLAGRRPVDMSKPKMSRELVAWVHQTRNEGKQEEIFDPILRDKGFEEEMIQVLDVACMCVSQNPFKRPTIAQVVEWLNRVGSNRGAPK, encoded by the coding sequence atgaTCATTCGTAATAAAGACAGCCGCCACCAATCTGGTCTGACATATCATCAATTTCGAGCAGCCATGCTCCTCACTTCccttcattcttcttcttcttcttctttgccCCACCTTAACTCTTTCTACCCAATAATAGTTGTTGTATTTCTTTCTTCTGTTGCTACTATCTGTTATGCTTCTTGCAATCAACTTGATCGCGACTCTTTGTTATCATTCTCTGTTGGTATCTCTTCTCCTGAGCAACTGAATTGGTCTAATTTTACTGATTGCTGCACCTGGGAAGGTGTTGATTGTGATGATAATGGTAGAGTAATCAGTCTGTTGCTTCCGTCAAGAAGCCTTTTTGGAAGCATCAACCCATCTATTGCAAAATTGAGCaaactctctcaactcagccTGTCACATAATCGCTTTCTTGGTCCCCTTCCAGATGGATTTTTCGAGTCATTTAGTAGCTTGCAGATCATTGACTTGAGTTATAACCGTTTATCAGGACGATTGCCAATTTCAGATAGATTGCCATCACCCATCCAGACAGTAAATCTCTCTAGCAATCACTTCAATGGGACAATCCCATCATCATTTCTCGAGTCAGCAATTAATTTAGAGAGTTTCGATATTAGCAACAATAGTTTCTCTGGTTCAATACCCTCCTTTATCTGCAGCTACTCAGCCGCGATCAgagttcttgatttctcttacAATGACTTCAGGGGCCAGATACCCCAAGGCTTTGGGAGTTGCTCCAATTTGGTTAATTTGAGAGCAGGATTCAACCATCTATCGGGATCCATTCCTGAAGATATTTATAGTGTGTCAACACTACAAGAAATCTCTTTACCTGCCAATAATTTTTCTGGACCCATCCCAGAAAGCATTGTCAACCTTGTCAACCTCAGAATCCTAGCACTCTATGGCAATGAGTTGACAGGTTTGATCCCTCAAAATATTGGAAGGCTCTCCAGATTGGAGCAATTGCTCCTCCATATAAACCATCTAAATGGCACCGTGCCCCCGTCGCTGATGACTTGCACCCGTCTCACTGTGCTCAATTTAAGGGTCAACTTCTTGGAAGGTGAACTCTCAGCTCTTGATTTCTCCAACCTCAGTCGACTTGGCATAATCGACCTTGGGAATAACTTCTTCACTGGAAGTATTCCACAAAGCCTTTTCTCATGCAGGTCAATAACTGCAATCCGTCTAGCTACTAACTATCTGACAGGAGATATCTTGCCTGGCATAATGTCTTTACAATCTCTGTCCTTCCTATCGGTCTCCAATAACAGCCTAACCAATTTTGCAGGGGCAATAGAAGTCCTTAAGGGTTGTAAGAATCTTACCACACTAATCCTCACCAAGAACTTTTATAATGAAACATTGCCTGATAATGGAAACTTGATCAGGTCtgaagattttcaaaatctcCAAATTCTGGGTTTGGGTGGTTGTAATTTTGCTGGACAGATACCCAGATGGCTGGTTAAACTTGGGAAGTTAGAAGTTCTAGACCTTTCTATTAATCAAATCACAGGCGAAATTCCTGGTTGGTTGGGGACTTTCCAGAATCTATTTTACCTGGATTTGTCTCAAAATCTTCTATATGGAGGCTTCCCAGTAGAACTTACTCAGCTGCGACGATTGGCATCACAGGAGGCTGCTGATCAGGTTGACAGAAGTGCTTTAGAATTGCCTGTGTTTGTGCAGCCAAACAATGCCTCAAATCAGCAATATAATCTACTGTCAAACCTACCACCAGCTATTTACCTCGGACACAACAACCTTGATGGCAATATTCCAACTGAGATTGGTCAGCTGAAGTACATTCATGTTCTTGATCTGAGCAAGAACAACTTTTCAGGAAACATTCCAGAAACAATATCCAACCTCACTAACATGGAGAAACTAGACCTCTCTTGGAACAACCTTTCAGGTGAAATTCCCTCTTCACTCAAGGGTCTtcattttttatcttctttcaGTGTTGCTCACAACCATCTCGAGGGACCTATTCCAACGGGAGGTCAGTTTGACACATTTCCTAATACTAGTTTCTTAGGTAATCAAGGACTGTGTGGTCAAAACCTGCAGCACAATTGCACTGATAAAAAAGAAACTACACAACTTTCAGCAGTGAGAAAAAgtgcaaaaaagaaaattttcatcgGACTTATCCTAGGGATCTCCTTCGGCATTGTCTTCACAGTCATTGCCATAGCATTATGGATATTCTCCAAGAGGAGGATCCTTCCAAGAGGTGACGCTGAGAAGAATGACTTGGATATTCTGTCCTACAACTCCACTTCTGGATTGTCTGCCGAGATAAAGGATAACAGCATGCTTGTTATGTTTCCAACCAATAAGAATCAGATTAAGGATCTCACAATTTTTGACATATTGAGAGCCACAAATAACTTCAACCAAGCAAACATAGTTGGTTGTGGAGGTTTTGGTCTGGTCTACAAAGCAACTTTAGCAGATGGAACTACACTGGCTGTTAAGAAACTTTCAGGAGATATGGGTTTAATTGAAAGAGAATTTAGAGCAGAGGTGGAAGCTCTATCCACTGCCATACATGAGAATTTGGTCTCTCTTCGAGGTTATTGTGTGCATGATGGCTGTAGGTTGCTGTTCTATTCGTATATGCAAAATGGAAGTCTGGACTACTGGTTGCACGAGAAGGCTGATGGAGCATCCCTACTTGATTGGCCAACTAGACTGAAGATTGCACAGGGGGCAAGTTGTGGGCTGGCTTACATGCATCAGATATGTGAACCACATATTGTTCATCGTGACATAAAGTCCAGCAACATTCTCCTTGATGAAAAGTTTAAAGCACATGTGGCAGATTTTGGATTGTCCAGATTGATTCTTCCTTACCATACTCATGTCACCACTGAACTGGTTGGTACCCTCGGCTACATTCCACCGGAGTACAGTCAATCATGGATAGCCACTTTGAGAGGGGATGTCTATAGTTTTGGAGTTGTGATGTTAGAACTCCTGGCTGGCAGAAGACCTGTGGACATGAGCAAACCAAAGATGTCAAGGGAATTGGTTGCATGGGTGCACCAAACGAGAAATGAGGGTAAACAAGAAGAAATATTTGATCCTATACTGAGAGACAAGGGCTTTGAAGAAGAAATGATTCAAGTGCTTGATGTTGCCTGCATGTGTGTCAGCCAGAATCCTTTCAAAAGGCCAACTATAGCGCAAGTGGTTGAGTGGCTCAACAGAGTAGGATCCAACCGGGGTGCACCTAAATAA